CCAACAGCAGCACCATAATCGATAGGTCTAGTCCCACGCCGCCGATCCGTACGACAGGAATAATCCGCCGCACGAGCCGAACCGGTGGGTCGGTCACTGTGTAGATGGTCTCGAGCGCGACCGCAACCCCTCCGGCGGGACGCCAGTCACGGGCGAAGGCACGCACGAACTCCACCACGATACGCGCCGTGAGCAGAAGCCAGAACGCGAACAGCAGCCAGTACAGAATCATGCGGACAGCGACCACGAGCACCACTCTGCCACACGTCACGTGTGAGATCAGTGGCGGAGGAACAACCCCCCTTCGGCGATTCGCCTGCGGTCTTCCGCCGTCACGTCCACATCCGGCGGTGAGAGCAGGAACACCTTGTTCGTGACCTTGTCCATAGAACCCCGGAGGGCGAAGGCCAGACCGGCCGCGAAGTCCACCAACCGCTTGGCGTCGGCGTTCTCCATCTCCGTCAGGTTCATGATCACGGGAGCACCGTCACGGTACGCCTCACCGATCTCCCGCGCTTCCGCGTAGCTGGTGGGGTGCAACGTGATGATGCGGCTCAACGGGTCACGTGCCGCGGTGCTCGACGGCTCCGCCGAGGCGGAACTCATCGGACGCACCCGCGCGACGGGCTCCGGCTGCCGGTCCATGGCCAGCGACCCGTGCACGGCGGGCTCTCCACGCGACGACGTCCGGCGGGTGCGGGCGGAGGACGCCTCGGCGCTCTCGAACTCGTCCATGACCCGGTAACGTGGCCGCGACCTGCGCGGGGTGTCCTTGTACCCGGACTCGTCGTAGGCCCCGTAGTCGTCCGCTTGATAGTCGCGCCGGTAGTCCTCGTCGAAGTCGTACTCCTCGTCCTCGGCAGGGACCATCCCGAAGTAGGCCTTCAGCTTCTGCAGCGCGCTCATGGCTCTCCCTCACCCTCCACGGTCTACTCGTGCGGTCCAACACACGGGCCGGGCCGTCTTGGATGCCGCTCGGGTGGACCTTGTCAGGGCGAGGCTAAACCTCGTCTCCCGAGCAACGCGGTTCCGACACGCACGCACGTCGAGCCGTACGCGATCGCCGTCTCCAGATCGCCGCTCATGCCCGCCGAGATCTCCGTCGCATCCGGATGATCTTTTCGCAGCATCTCGGCGACGGAGGCTAGCCGCTCGAAGGCCCATTCGGGATCCACTCCGAGCGGCGCCACGGCCATAACCCCGCGTAAGTGGAGATAATCACTCTTTTGGACTATCGCCTCGGCCAGTTCCCTAAGCTGATCAACAGGGCAGCCGCCGCGCGACGGATCGTCGTCCAGGCTGGCCTGGACGAGCACGTCGAGCGGCCGATCCCGCTCCCCGGCCTCCAGTGCCGCCCGCACCCCTTTGGTGAGCGCGTCGGCCAGTCGGAGGGAGTCCACAGACTGCACCTCCGCGGCCCAGCGCGCCACCGAACGCGCCTTGTTGCGCTGCAACCGGCCGACCATGTGCCACCGCACGTCGGCTTCGGGGCGCAGCTTCGCGACCTCGGTGACCTTCGCCGACGCCTCCTGGTCCCGGTTCTCCCCGAGGTGACGTACCCCGAGGTCCACCAACGTGGCGGCATCGGCCGCGGGGAACGTCTTCGTCACGGCGATCATGCGGACCTCGTCGGGCGACCGGTCCGCCCGACGACACGCGGCCGCGATGCGCTCGGTCACCTCCCGAAGCGCCGTCGCGAGTTCCTCGTAACGCTGGTTGTTCACTGCTCCATCCACGTGACGGCCGCGATCCTTCCCGTTGGGGCGCTCCTGCGATGACTGAACAGGGTCTCGTCCTCCATCGTGCACCGCGGGTCCACCCCGATCTTGCCCACTCCGAGGTCCGCCAGCTGCCTCCACAGCCCGGCTCGCAGGTCGAGGGCCGGGGTGCCCTTCCGGCTGCGGCACCTGCTGCCCGGCAGATGGGCCTCCACGTCGTCGGCCATCGCCTGCGGCACCTCGTAGCACTCACCGCACACGGCGGGACCGAGCAGCGCCTCGATACGGTCCGGGCGCGCTCCCCTGGCGACCATGACCTCGACGGCGGCCGGGACCACGCCGACCCGCGCGCCGATCCTTCCCGCGTGCACGGCCGCCACGACACCCGCCTCGGGATCACCGAGCAACACCGGCACGCAGTCGGCGACCAAGACCACGAGCGCCAACCCCGGACGCGTGGTGACGAGCGCGTCGGTGGCCTCCGCGGGCCCCGACTCGGTGCCGTCGACGACCGTGACGGTGCGCCCGTGTACCTGCTCCATCCAGGCGAGCCGGTCCTCGGCGAGCCCCAGTTCGGCGGCCAGCCGACGTCGGTTGGCCGCCACGGCCTCCGGGTCGTCGCCCACGTGATCGCCCAGGTTGAAGGAGTCGTACGGCGGCTTCGACCGTCCTCCCGCCCTGGTGGTCACCACTCGCCGAATGCGCACCGCGTTCAACCCTTTCGCCCGTTTTCTCGCTTAATCGACGTCCGCGAGCTTAGCGACGCGGCGCGGCGACTCAGCGGCGCATGAAGGGGGGAACGTCGACGTCGTCGTCCGACGGGTCGTCGTTGACCGGGAACGACCGCCCGGAGAGGTTGCCCTGGGTGCGGTGCACCGACGGCGACGGGGAGGACGAGGGCACCGAGTAGCCACGCGTGGTCCCCGTCGTGGGCAGCGAACCGGACTGGCTCCCCTGCCCGGCGGGAGGAGGCGTCCGCCTCGCCACCGGCGGGGTGGGGTTGTTGGCCTCGCCGTGCGGGGTGCGAGCGGCCCCGTCACGCTGCTCACGGGCGCCGGCTCCGCTCCCGGACGACGCGCTTCCCTTCTCGGAACCGGTGCCCGACCCGCGCGTGCCGAACGTGTCGGGAGGATCGAGCTTCTTGTGCGTCGGCGCGCCCGCGTCGAACCCGGCGGCGATGACCGTGACCCGCACCTCGTCACCGAGCGAGTCGTCGATGATCGTCCCGAAGATGATGTTGGCGTCGGGGTGAGCGGACTCCTGGACCAACGAGGCGGCCTCGTTGATCTCGAAGAGACCGAGGTCGGAGCCTCCGGCGA
The window above is part of the Saccharomonospora glauca K62 genome. Proteins encoded here:
- the pgeF gene encoding peptidoglycan editing factor PgeF yields the protein MRIRRVVTTRAGGRSKPPYDSFNLGDHVGDDPEAVAANRRRLAAELGLAEDRLAWMEQVHGRTVTVVDGTESGPAEATDALVTTRPGLALVVLVADCVPVLLGDPEAGVVAAVHAGRIGARVGVVPAAVEVMVARGARPDRIEALLGPAVCGECYEVPQAMADDVEAHLPGSRCRSRKGTPALDLRAGLWRQLADLGVGKIGVDPRCTMEDETLFSHRRSAPTGRIAAVTWMEQ
- a CDS encoding YggT family protein, with product MILYWLLFAFWLLLTARIVVEFVRAFARDWRPAGGVAVALETIYTVTDPPVRLVRRIIPVVRIGGVGLDLSIMVLLLVVFILMQLALPG
- a CDS encoding cell division protein SepF → MSALQKLKAYFGMVPAEDEEYDFDEDYRRDYQADDYGAYDESGYKDTPRRSRPRYRVMDEFESAEASSARTRRTSSRGEPAVHGSLAMDRQPEPVARVRPMSSASAEPSSTAARDPLSRIITLHPTSYAEAREIGEAYRDGAPVIMNLTEMENADAKRLVDFAAGLAFALRGSMDKVTNKVFLLSPPDVDVTAEDRRRIAEGGLFLRH
- a CDS encoding YggS family pyridoxal phosphate-dependent enzyme, translated to MNNQRYEELATALREVTERIAAACRRADRSPDEVRMIAVTKTFPAADAATLVDLGVRHLGENRDQEASAKVTEVAKLRPEADVRWHMVGRLQRNKARSVARWAAEVQSVDSLRLADALTKGVRAALEAGERDRPLDVLVQASLDDDPSRGGCPVDQLRELAEAIVQKSDYLHLRGVMAVAPLGVDPEWAFERLASVAEMLRKDHPDATEISAGMSGDLETAIAYGSTCVRVGTALLGRRGLASP